A stretch of the Papaver somniferum cultivar HN1 chromosome 6, ASM357369v1, whole genome shotgun sequence genome encodes the following:
- the LOC113286794 gene encoding 7-deoxyloganetin glucosyltransferase-like, whose amino-acid sequence MEKVHVVCIPYPLQSHISAMMKLAKILHFRGFHITFVNTEFNHQRILNSRGPDSLEGLPDFSFEKISDGLPSTDPNAGQDILALVGATQQNCLEPFRNLINKLKNSNTYSNVPPVSYIISDACMSFTLQAGRELGIPVISYWAISFCFFGSFLHYPEFAKRGLVPLKDESITDEYLDTPVEWIPGMKDIRIRDLPSSFLITDPNNAMIEFSLQVIGRAYEATAMLFNTFDALEMEVLTAFKSQLSLPPIYTIGPLQLLLNQISKNELQSLGSNMWKEDTKCLKWLDSKEPNSVMYVNFGSTTIITINQLVEFAWGLANSKHNFLWIVRPDLVAGESAMLPPEFVEETKERGLLTSWCPQEDVLNHPSIAGFLTHSGWNSTLESLSSGVPIICWPFQGDQQTNSRYSCKNWGVGIEIDSAVQRNKVEKSVRQVMESKKGKKMKTKALEWKKKAEEATVLGGSSYVNINKIVNTVLVSRNKDEQQAA is encoded by the exons ATGGAGAAAGTTCATGTGGTTTGCATCCCATACCCACTCCAGAGTCACATCAGTGCCATGATGAAGCTAGCAAAAATTCTTCATTTCCGAGGTTTTCATATAACCTTCGTCAACACAGAATTCAATCATCAACGTATTTTAAATTCAAGGGGACCAGATTCACTAGAAGGCTTACCTGATTTCAGCTTCGAAAAAATTTCTGATGGTCTTCCATCAACAGATCCGAATGCTGGCCAGGATATCTTAGCTCTTGTCGGTGCAACCCAACAGAATTGCTTAGAACCTTTCCGAAACCTTATCAACAAGCTTAAAAACAGTAATACATATTCAAATGTCCCTCCAGTAAGCTACATCATTTCTGATGCTTGCATGAGCTTCACTTTACAAGCAGGTAGAGAGCTTGGAATCCCAGTAATATCATACTGGGCGATTAGCTTCTGTTTCTTCGGTAGTTTTCTGCACTATCCTGAATTCGCCAAAAGAGGACTTGTCCCACTCAAAG ATGAGAGCATCACCGACGAGTACCTGGATACCCCAGTCGAGTGGATACCAGGAATGAAAGATATCCGGATAAGAGATCTTCCGAGTTCCTTCTTAATAACAGATCCCAATAATGCCATGATTGAATTTTCATTGCAAGTCATTGGAAGAGCTTATGAAGCTACAGCAATGCTCTTCAATACCTTTGATGCTCTGGAGATGGAGGTTTTGACTGCATTCAAGTCTCAGTTGTCCCTGCCCCCTATTTACACCATTGGTCCTCTTCAGCTACTCCTCAATCAGATCTCGAAAAATGAGTTGCAGTCGCTTGGATCTAATATGTGGAAAGAAGATACCAAGTGTCTAAAATGGCTTGATTCAAAAGAACCCAACTCAGTCATGTACGTGAATTTTGGCAGCACCACCATTATTACCATTAATCAACTTGTAGAATTCGCATGGGGTCTAGCAAACAGTAAGCACAATTTCTTATGGATCGTCAGACCTGACCTGGTAGCTGGTGAGTCAGCGATGCTGCCACCCGAGTTCGTGgaagaaacaaaagaaagagGGCTTCTAACAAGTTGGTGCCCACAAGAAGATGTCCTGAACCACCCATCGATAGCTGGATTCTTGACACACTCTGGGTGGAACTCAACCCTCGAAAGCTTGTCTAGTGGGGTTCCTATAATTTGTTGGCCTTTTCAGGGGGACCAACAGACAAATTCTAGGTACTCATGTAAGAATTGGGGAGTTGGCATTGAGATCGATAGCGCTGTTCAGAGAAATAAAGTTGAAAAATCAGTGAGACAAGTAATGGAAAGCAAAAAGGGtaagaaaatgaaaaccaaaGCTTTAGAGTGGAAGAAAAAAGCTGAAGAAGCCACTGTACTTGGTGGCTCTTCGTACGTTAATATCAATAAGATTGTAAACACTGTACTTGTTAGCAGAAATAAGGATGAGCAACAAGCAGCCTAA
- the LOC113286796 gene encoding 7-deoxyloganetin glucosyltransferase-like isoform X2 produces MDTQIDWIPGIKNILFRDLPTFVRTTDPNDPILNFALKVVAGTYEATALVFNTFDELDVELLDAFKSQLSLPPIYTIGPIHNLHNQIPNHQLQSIGSNLWKEETKCLEWLESKKPDSVLYVNFGSIAVMTAQQLVEFAWGLANTKHTFLWIIRPDLVVGESAMLPPEFIEETKERDQQTNCSYLCNHWGVGMEIDNKVKRNEVEKLVRELMEGEIGNEMKSKAMEWKKKAEVATSPGGSSYTNIDEIINKLLRECKITAE; encoded by the exons ATGGACACCCAAATTGACTGGATACCTGGAATTAAGAATATCTTGTTTAGAGATCTTCCTACTTTTGTTCGAACAACGGATCCTAATGATCCCATATTGAACTTTGCTTTAAAAGTAGTTGCCGGAACTTATGAAGCTACGGCATTGGTTTTCAATACTTTTGATGAGTTAGATGTGGAGTTATTGGATGCATTCAAGTCACAGTTATCACTGCCTCCAATTTACACCATTGGTCCTATTCACAATCTCCACAATCAGATTCCAAATCATCAATTGCAGTCTATCGGATCAAATCTAtggaaagaagaaaccaaatgtcTAGAATGGCTGGAGTCCAAGAAACCTGATTCAGTCTTGTACGTAAATTTTGGCAGCATAGCTGTTATGACTGCTCAACAACTGGTAGAATTTGCTTGGGGGCTGGCTAATACTAAACACACTTTCTTATGGATCATCCGACCCGATCTGGTAGTTGGTGAGTCAGCAATGCTCCCCCCTGAGTTcatagaagaaaccaaagaaagAG ATCAACAAACAAATTGCAGCTACTTATGTAACCATTGGGGAGTTGGAATGGAGATTGATAATAAGGTGAAGAGAAATGAAGTTGAAAAGCTAGTGAGAGAGTTAATGGAAGGAGAAATCGGGAATGAGATGAAGAGCAAAGCCATGGAGTGGAAGAAGAAAGCCGAAGTGGCCACATCACCCGGTGGCTCTTCTTACACTAATATTGACGAGATAATTAACAAACTACTCCGGGAGTGTAAAATCACTGCCGAGTGA
- the LOC113286796 gene encoding 7-deoxyloganetin glucosyltransferase-like isoform X1, which yields MDTQIDWIPGIKNILFRDLPTFVRTTDPNDPILNFALKVVAGTYEATALVFNTFDELDVELLDAFKSQLSLPPIYTIGPIHNLHNQIPNHQLQSIGSNLWKEETKCLEWLESKKPDSVLYVNFGSIAVMTAQQLVEFAWGLANTKHTFLWIIRPDLVVGESAMLPPEFIEETKERGMLASWCPQEYVLSHPSVAGFLTHCGWNSSLESLSNGVPMICWPFFADQQTNCSYLCNHWGVGMEIDNKVKRNEVEKLVRELMEGEIGNEMKSKAMEWKKKAEVATSPGGSSYTNIDEIINKLLRECKITAE from the coding sequence ATGGACACCCAAATTGACTGGATACCTGGAATTAAGAATATCTTGTTTAGAGATCTTCCTACTTTTGTTCGAACAACGGATCCTAATGATCCCATATTGAACTTTGCTTTAAAAGTAGTTGCCGGAACTTATGAAGCTACGGCATTGGTTTTCAATACTTTTGATGAGTTAGATGTGGAGTTATTGGATGCATTCAAGTCACAGTTATCACTGCCTCCAATTTACACCATTGGTCCTATTCACAATCTCCACAATCAGATTCCAAATCATCAATTGCAGTCTATCGGATCAAATCTAtggaaagaagaaaccaaatgtcTAGAATGGCTGGAGTCCAAGAAACCTGATTCAGTCTTGTACGTAAATTTTGGCAGCATAGCTGTTATGACTGCTCAACAACTGGTAGAATTTGCTTGGGGGCTGGCTAATACTAAACACACTTTCTTATGGATCATCCGACCCGATCTGGTAGTTGGTGAGTCAGCAATGCTCCCCCCTGAGTTcatagaagaaaccaaagaaagAGGTATGCTCGCAAGTTGGTGTCCACAGGAATACGTACTGAGTCACCCATCCGTAGCTGGTTTCTTAACACACTGTGGTTGGAATTCAAGTTTAGAAAGCTTATCTAATGGAGTTCCTATGATCTGCTGGCCATTTTTCGCAGATCAACAAACAAATTGCAGCTACTTATGTAACCATTGGGGAGTTGGAATGGAGATTGATAATAAGGTGAAGAGAAATGAAGTTGAAAAGCTAGTGAGAGAGTTAATGGAAGGAGAAATCGGGAATGAGATGAAGAGCAAAGCCATGGAGTGGAAGAAGAAAGCCGAAGTGGCCACATCACCCGGTGGCTCTTCTTACACTAATATTGACGAGATAATTAACAAACTACTCCGGGAGTGTAAAATCACTGCCGAGTGA
- the LOC113286795 gene encoding 7-deoxyloganetin glucosyltransferase-like yields MIKKPHVVCIPFPAQGHISPMMKLSKILHHRGSHVTFVNTEFNHQRLLNSRGPDSLIGLPDFHFETIPDGLPPPTNPNATQDIVSLCISTQTTCLEPFRNLVHRLNNNSVSNVPLVTCIVSDAGMSFTLQVAKELEIPDLLFHTISFSSLACFMHYPHLIERGLVPLKDESCFTNGCMDTQIDWIPGIKNILFRDLPSSVRTTDPNDAILNYVLREVKRSYEATAWIFNTFDELEIEVLDAFKSQLSLPQIYTIGPLHNLDNQIPQHGLQSIGSNMWKEDTKCIRWLDSKEPNSVMYVNFGSIAVITTQQLVELAWGLANTKHPFFWIIRPDLVVGESAILPPEFVIETKERSLLASWCPQEYVLNHPSIAGFLTHCGWNSTLESLSSGVPMICWPFFGDQLTNCSYSCNHWGVGMEIDNEVKRDEVEKMVRELMEGETGKEMKSRAMELKKKAEEATSPGGSSYANVDEIINLLAV; encoded by the exons ATGATCAAGAAGCCTCATGTAGTTTGTATCCCATTTCCAGCTCAGGGTCACATAAGTCCCATGATGAAGCTATCAAAAATTCTTCATCACAGAGGATCTCATGTAACCTTCGTGAATACAGAATTCAATCATCAACGATTACTCAATTCGAGAGGACCAGATTCACTTATAGGCTTGcctgattttcattttgaaacaatcCCTGATGGTCTTCCACCACCAACCAATCCAAATGCCACCCAAGATATTGTATCACTCTGCATATCCACCCAAACAACTTGCTTAGAACCTTTCCGGAACCTTGTCCATAGACTAAACAACAATTCAGTGTCGAATGTCCCTCTTGTGACCTGCATAGTTTCTGACGCAGGAATGAGCTTCACACTCCAAGTAGCTAAAGAGCTAGAAATCCCAGACTTGTTGTTTCATACTATTAGCTTCAGTAGCCTCGCTTGTTTCATGCATTATCCTCATCTCATTGAAAGAGGTCTTGTTCCACTCAAAG ATGAAAGTTGTTTCACAAATGGGTGTATGGACACCCAAATTGACTGGATACCTGGAATTAAGAATATCTTGTTCAGAGATCTTCCTAGCTCCGTTCGAACAACGGATCCTAATGACGCCATACTGAACTATGTTTTAAGAGAAGTTAAACGGAGTTATGAAGCCACAGCCTGGATTTTCAATACTTTTGATGAGTTAGAAATCGAGGTACTGGATGCATTCAAGTCTCAGTTATCACTGCCTCAGATTTACACCATTGGTCCTCTTCACAATCTTGACAATCAAATTCCACAACATGGGCTGCAGTCAATTGGATCAAATATGTGGAAAGAGGATACCAAGTGTATCAGGTGGCTTGATTCCAAAGAACCCAATTCAGTCATGTATGTTAATTTTGGCAGCATAGCTGTTATAACCACTCAGCAACTTGTGGAATTGGCTTGGGGACTGGCTAATACTAAACACCCTTTTTTCTGGATTATCCGACCTGATCTCGTAGTTGGTGAGTCTGCAATACTCCCCCCTGAGTTCGTAATAGAAACCAAAGAAAGAAGTCTGCTCGCAAGTTGGTGTCCACAGGAATATGTACTGAATCACCCATCCATAGCTGGTTTCTTAACACACTGTGGATGGAATTCAACTTTAGAAAGCTTATCAAGTGGAGTTCCTATGATCTGTTGGCCATTTTTCGGGGATCAACTAACAAACTGCAGTTACTCTTGTAACCATTGGGGTGTTGGAATGGAAATTGATAATGAGGTGAAGAGAGATGAAGTTGAAAAGATGGTGAGAGAGTTAATGGAAGGTGAAACGGGTAAAGAGATGAAGAGTAGGGCCATGGAGTTgaagaagaaagctgaagaagcCACATCACCTGGTGGCTCTTCTTACGCTAACGTGGACGAGATAATTAATTTATTAGCAGTGTAA